In one window of Electrophorus electricus isolate fEleEle1 chromosome 15, fEleEle1.pri, whole genome shotgun sequence DNA:
- the slc7a14a gene encoding probable cationic amino acid transporter, protein MMSRLLAKLDPRRIQWRAFQLRVLRTKPVESMLECTGGTGPHGTKLARVLTTVDLVSLGVGSCVGTGMYVVSGLVAKEMAGPGVIMSFIIAAVASILSGVCYAEFGVRVPKTTGSAYTYSYVTVGEFVAFFIGWNLILEYLIGTAAGASALSSMFDSLANHSISGFMISHVGTLNGLGKGEESYPDVLALVIAMLVTAVVALGVKNSVGFNNVLNVINLLVWVFIMIAGLFFVSSANWDEGRFLPFGWSGVMQGAATCFYAFIGFDIIATTGEEAKSPNTSIPYAITASLVTCLTAYVSVSVILTLMVPYTEIDADAPLMEMFSLHGFQVAKYIVAIGSIAGLTVSLLGSLFPMPRIIYAMAGDGLLFRFLAHVSTYTETPAVACIVSGFLASLLALLVSLRDLIEMMSIGTLLAYTLVSVCVLLLRYQPESDIHGFVNFLSEESAKRKEGVLAECEKDTCSPLSEGEDYVGPPINTCGAKNLPSLGDNEMLIGKPDRSSYTASHPNYGTVDMSSGIETDETDSVYLQKLKKLMGPHYYTLRIRLGLPGKMDRPTASTGRTVTHCVLLLFILMFGFCSLIIFGAGCIVDGRWWAIVLLVLLLLVISLLFFIILQQPENPKRLPYMAPCVPFVPASAMLVNIYLMLKLSSITWIRFAAWCFVGILIYFGYGMWNSTLEITALEEEVHASTYQRYDMGVDDSFTVDDDLFPSGDWRPQSRAQPQQQPQGNGEQTERPPDIRNSADEHRTSSSSHKKSKGRGMKEGSPDFKALVVDDDLDDPLE, encoded by the exons ATGATGAGTAGGCTGCTGGCCAAGCTGGACCCGCGGCGGATCCAGTGGAGGGCGTTCCAGCTGCGGGTGCTCCGTACCAAGCCGGTGGAGTCCATGCTAGAGTGTACGGGCGGCACAGGGCCCCACGGCACCAAGCTGGCGCGCGTGCTCACCACTGTCGACCTCGTCTCCCTGGGCGTTGGCAGTTGTGTGGGGACCGGCATGTATGTGGTGTCTGGGCTGGTAGCCAAGGAAATGGCAGGCCCTGGGGTCATCATGTCCTTCATCATCGCTGCTGTGGCTTCCATCCTGTCAG gtgtgtgttatgCCGAATTTGGTGTGCGTGTGCCGAAGACCACTGGCTCAGCCTACACATACAGCTATGTGACGGTGGGCGAGTTTGTAGCCTTTTTCATTGGCTGGAATCTGATTCTGGAGTATCTTATTGGTACAGCAGCAGGGGCCAGTGCTCTTAGCAGCATGTTTGActcactggccaatcacagtaTCAGCGGGTTCATGATCAGCCATGTGGGGACCCTCAACGGACTGG GTAAAGGTGAGGAGTCTTACCCGGATGTTTTGGCTCTGGTTATAGCCATGCTCGTCACTGCAGTAGTGGCCCTGGGGGTTAAGAACTCTGTGGGCTTCAACAATGTTCTGAACGTGATCAATCTGCTGGTTTGGGTCTTCATCATGATCGCTGGTCTCTTCTTTGTAAGCAGTGCCAACTGGGATGAGGGTCGCTTCCTGCCTTTCGGCTGGTCAGGG GTCATGCAAGGAGCAGCCACCTGCTTCTATGCTTTTATTGGATTTGACATCATAGCCACTACAGGAGAGGAGGCCAAGAGCCCCAACACGTCCATCCCATACGCCATCACTGCCTCACTCGTCACCTGCCTCACCGCCTACGTCTCC gTGAGTGTGATTCTCACCTTGATGGTGCCCTACACAGAGATCGACGCCGACGCGCCGTTGATGGAGATGTTCTCTCTGCATGGCTTTCAGGTAGCCAAATACATAGTGGCCATAGGTTCCATCGCTGGCCTCACAGTCAGCCTGCTGGGCTCCCTCTTCCCCATGCCCAGAATTATCTACGCCATGGCTGGAGACGGCTTGCTCTTCAG gTTTCTGGCACATGTGAGCACATACACCGAAACTCCGGCTGTGGCATGCATCGTGTCCGGTTTCCTGGCCTCTCTGCTGGCACTGCTGGTGAGCCTCAGGGACCTAATCGAGATGATGTCCATTGGCACACTGCTGGCCTACACACTGGTGTCCGTGTGCGTGCTTCTGCTGCGCTATCAGCCCGAGAGTGACATCCATGGCTTCGTCAACTTCCTGTCAGAGGAGAGCGCCAAGCGCAAGGAGGGCGTGCTGGCTGAGTGTGAGAAGGACACATGCTCACCCCTCAGTGAGGGCGAGGACTATGTCGGCCCACCCATCAACACCTGCGGCGCCAAGAACCTCCCATCTCTTGGTGACAACGAGATGCTGATCGGTAAGCCGGATCGGTCCAGCTATACGGCCAGCCATCCCAACTATGGCACGGTGGACATGTCCTCGGGCATCGAGACAGATGAAACAGACAGCGTGTACCTCCAGAAGCTGAAGAAACTGATGGGACCCCATTACTATACCCTGCGCATCCGCCTAGGTCTCCCAGGCAAGATGGACCGGCCCACGGCATCCACAGGCCGCACCGTCACGCATTGCGTCCTCTTGCTCTTCATCCTCATGTTTGGCTTCTGCTCACTGATCATCTTTGGGGCAGGCTGCATTGTCGATGGTCGCTGGTGGGCTATAGTGCTGCTGGTGCTGCTCCTACTCGTCATCTCCCTGCTCTTCTTCATCATCCTTCAGCAGCCGGAAAACCCCAAGAGGCTGCCCTACATGGCACCATGTGTGCCCTTTGTACCTGCCTCGGCCATGCTGGTCAACATATACCTCATGCTCAAACTCTCCAGCATCACGTGGATCCGCTTTGCTGCCTGGTGTTTTGTGG GTATTTTAATCTACTTTGGCTATGGCATGTGGAACAGTACACTGGAGATCACAGCACTGGAAGAAGAAGTCCACGCTAGCACATACCAACGCTACGACATGGGTGTGGACGACAGCTTCACCGTAGATGATGATCTTTTCCCTTCGGGAGACTGGCGACCCCAAAGCAGGGCCCAGCCCCAGCAGCAGCCACAGGGGAACGGCGAGCAGACCGAGCGTCCGCCTGACATCCGGAACAGTGCGGACGAACACAggacctcttcctcctcacacaAGAAATCCAAAGGCAGAGGCATGAAGGAAGGCAGCCCCGACTTCAAGGCCCTGGTTGTGGACGATGACTTGGATGACCCTCTGGAATAA